A segment of the Populus alba chromosome 9, ASM523922v2, whole genome shotgun sequence genome:
GGAGGTCCTGGCCCTAGTTCTAGAGGGGATGCTGCTGTTGCGAGGAGGCTGGGGACTAAGCCTGAAGATGGCGAGGATGGGGATGATCCGGGGAAGATAAGTTGAGAGCTGGATTGAATTCGGCGATTGTGAGGGAAAAGCCTGATGTGAAGTGGAGTGACGTGGCTGGGCTTGAGAGTGCTAAACGGGCTTTGCAAGAAGCTGTTATTTTCCCGATAAAATACTAGttctgtttgcttttttttgttttaaaagtatttaaaaaaaatattaaatgttttttatttttttattttctttaaattatattgtgCTGAATGGACTCCGTATTGTATTGTGCTGAATTGAACGTGATTTCTTTGTTTATAATCTATTATAGTGTCGGTATTTTGCTAATTTGTTTTCTCCTCGCAGCTGCTTTGTGGGTctagtgtttttattttgctcATAATGAAGTTAATACTAGATAATTCCCCTTGCggtctaattaaatttttgtttggtaTAATCATAAATAAACTATATGATGGTTGATTCAATGTAATATAGTTAACTttacatgtttaaaaataattcaaatagctgtaaaaatataacttacctagaaaaatcaagataatattattttttaaacattgagATTAAATCACATTATACCTACTTGGATTTACTTAGATCAATTCAAACTCATTCgaatcaactcaagttaacttgttaaattttcaacccATGTCTTGAGACCCATATAACCctctagaaagaaaaaaaaaatcattaaacctAATTCACAAACAATCTagtatttaatgataaaataaaaaacaaagttcaattagaaaaatgagTTGAATCAACTTGGATTAACCTGCAAAAACTTAGTTATGATACTAGGATAACtgcatataataaaaattaaaacaaattattaaacttaattcttaaccaacataacgttgaatgatgaaatttatatatataaaaaaataattagaataaagaacatgaaaaaactACCATAGTCAAttcaagttaacttgttaattttatgactcgagtcatgaaactggataattttctagaaaacaaatcaagataaattataaagtctaattctcaattaattcaatattaaatgatgaaataataaataaaaaaaacatcggACCAACTTGAATAGCTTATAAAACTTGTGATATGGATAATAAAATCgtgataactctatagaaagcatataaaaaaatatataaaatcaaattcttaatcaactcaatgctaatatataaagttaagaaaaaaaattattataaacaatgacaaaaaaaaataagccgAGTTAGCCTATGTAACATGTTAGACTCAAATCATAAGACTAGAAtaactacataaaaaataaatcaaaataaattataaagttcaatatTCATTAAATCCAGTGTTTAATGATGAATTtgcaaaacaacaaattaaaaactgaaaaacatcAAGGACCAAGCTGTAAAAATTGAAATCAaccaattattttattagttgaaATTAGTGTCAACAATTGTGATAAAACACCATATCATTCTAGAAAAACACCatataaattatgataaatctttccataacctaaaaaaaactaaaaaaaatcccaaaacttGAAACCAACTAAGTGTTTTAGTGGCTGAAATTatcatcaacaacaattttctctctctacattGAAATCTAGCAATCACTCTCTCTCCTTTCTCAGATtgggaattttaaaaataacaaaaataaatttgtatatcaaaattgaattaataaaatattgaggcaccgggtattttcttttaaagtaCGAGGactagattaaatattttatgtgaattttaaaatgattacccatttataatactttttttttattttgattctctattttttaattttatctttagtgaacgaatttaatttgaatttgcaaaaaaaataaaaattagtcacgcccaaaaaaaggtttaagaattaaataaaaaaacaaaataaattgaacaatAATTCAATAGTAAAATGCGGGAGtatcaacaataaatttatgCTATAGAAAAACACCCacgtgttttagttttttacttgATGAATGTCATTGGTCTTTTGTTATGATTTAGATACAGTGTAAGGGTAattcattttcatgtttttggtagcattgctttgtatttttttattccatggtCATTACACTGAATTGCTGAATTCATTTTAGAAGATAAACGAtggatataaaattttaattttttcatgtatattaGTTGGAAATTTGACGGACATGATGTAATTGATAATTGAATTatatagtatttattattattactaccattattattttatatttatcccaTCTATATTTAGTGATAcagtgtaatttttttataaaataatttttaattaaaatatatattaaaacagattgttatattttttaattttcagtatTTGCATatcaaaagcatataaaaaaatattaatttaatatttttaaaataattaaaaaacaacagatataacaaaaaaaaaatacacaggcTTATATACCTTTAAATccaattgagattttttatataaatcgaGGGCTTACATGAAATTACCTCTTCAAATTTTGAAAGGAgcaacaaattcaaattttcaatgctaaatagattttatttatttattttttaaattcaccaTGGCCGTCATTGACTCGCAAACGAGTCATCGGTGAACTTAGCAAACCTAAGTTTTAGATAACAACCCGCTTTCCTTAATCCTTccctccttccttccttccttcctccATTCCTTCCTTTCCTTCCTCTCCAACCCGTCCCTCCTCTCAAATATCCCATTCCCAGTCTCTCCTATCAACAAAATCCCTAATTTCCAGGGTTAAAACTTTTTCTCCAAAATTGGAATCTCTCATGCAATCGCCATCATCAATCCTCTCATAAATCGAATCAAAATCAAACCCTAGCTATGTACAGCAATTTCAAAGAACAAGCAATAGAGTACGTGAAACAAGCGGTACAAGAAGACAATGCAGGGAATTACTCGAAGGCGTTTCCTTTATACATGAACGCACTTGAATACTTCAAGACCCACTTGAAATACGAGAAGAACCCTAAAATTCGTGAAGCTATTACTCAAAAATTCACCGAGTATCTTCGTCGGGCGGAGGAGATCAGGACTGTTCTTGATGAAGGAGGTCCTGGTCCTAATTCCAATGGGGATGCTGCTGTTGCGACGAGGCCAAAGACTAAGCCTAAAGATGGCGAGGATGGGGATGATCCGGAGAAAGATAAGTTGAGAGCTGGATTGAATTCGGCGATCGTGAGGGAAAAGCCTAATGTGAAGTGGAATGACGTGGCTGGGCTTGAGAGTGCTAAACAGGCTTTGCAAGAAGCTGTTATTTTGCCTGTGAAGTTCCCTCAGTTTTTTACAGGTCGGTATTTTGCGTTTTTGCTGATTTGGGTTTTCTTGGGTCTGGCGAGTTGTGCTTGAAAATGGGAACTTGTATTTGTGTGGTGTTTTAGGAGGAAACATTTATATTATGCTAGTTGTTTTGTGAATTGGTTTGGATTGCTATGATTGATTAATTAGAAATcagtttgtgatttttctgATAAATGGGGATTAAAGACTGGGTTCATTCTGTGCTACGTGAGAGTTGCGTTGGTGTGGTTATTAGTCGGCTAATTGACTCCGTATTGTATTGTGCTGAATGGAACGTGATTTCTATGTTTATAATCTGTTATTATGTTGGGTATTTTGCTAATTTGTTTTCTCCACGTAGCTGCTTTGCTGAGTctagtgtttttattttgccCAGAATGTACAGAGGtagtttcatcattttcttttcaagtccTGTATCCCTCAATTACCATATAATTTTGGAATTTATAATTTGCATATTATTGCTGTCAAATATATCACCATACTCTGTTAGGACAACCTTCCATCAGTGAAATCCATGCTGCTTTTCATTTGATCTTTAGATTGCAAATATTGGCCATCTGTATTTGTATGACAACCTGTTAATTTGTATTCATATTATCTTTGATATATCATCAATGAGAAAGTTCCATGTTTGCTGGTGACCGTTTTGAATTCTTGGCTCCATCATATGAACTAATTTAACAAATCCTTTTAAGAATCTAGTGACACCATTCACAGACACACAGAGTCACACATGCATTCTTGTAATTCTCACCCACCTGCAAGCAAGCACACCAACCCGCCCGCTCGCCCATGCACTTTTCTTTGAATGTGGATACTGGAACATGTGTCCACTGCATGCATATAAGAACCCATATTTGTGAACGTGGTAGACATGAGAGACCTCTGATGAATGATTGACAATTGCCTATGGAGGTGCTATTCATCTGGCTTCCACGAGCTGCTTATTCTGCCTCAAAGGAAATTAACTGAGCCATGTACTTTATCACCACATAATGTGGGGCCATCTTATTGGCATTGTCATTTGATCTTGTTGCTCATCAATTCACCCATGTACTTGGTAATGACTTTACATGTTGTAGCATAGGCTTTGAATAGCCGACGTTCTTCATTTTGAAAGAGCAGTTAAAATGAGGGCATAGAAATGGTTATTGCCTTTATGCTTCATTTACACTACTGCTGATTACTGAGAAGGAACTCGGTCACACTTGCAGCTATTCCTTCCTTTGTTCTATTTAATTTGTAAACATTTTGATTCACAAATTTgacttattttgttttgttaaactGATGCATCCTCCATTTGCTCTCTTTAGGTAAGAGACGACCTTGGAGGGCTTTTCTTTTGTATGGGCCACCTGGAACTGGAAAGTCATACTTGGCCAAGGCTGTTGCAACTGAAGCAGAGTCCACTTTTTTTaggtatatattttcttaattacaaaataaaccttTCTATGTATGCCTTAAGATAAACATCTGTCAGTTTGATGTTTAATTTCCGTCTTAGTCTCATACATGCTTTTCTCCTTTCCCCCTTCTAAAGGGAGCAATATtctttgctgctgctgctgctgtcaTGTTTCTTGCCTTTCTGTAAACATCTCACCTGTTCCGTTGTTGGTTATGTTTGTGATTAGACCGTAACTTGCTGGTTTTGAACCCCCCCACTCCCCACAGTGTTTCTTCATCAGATCTGGTTTCAAAGTGGATGGGTGAGAGTGAAAAGCTTGTTTCAAACCTTTTCCAAATGGCCCGTGAAAGTGCTCCTTCTATCATTTTCGTTGATGAAATAGATTCCTTGTGTGGTCAACGTGGAGAGGGCAATGAGAGTGAAGCTTCGAGACGTATCAAGACAGAACTTCTCGTGCAGATGCAGGTATCTGTTTTCATGTGTTGGAAGTTGATGAAGGACATTACCATTATGTTTTTCTATGCTATTATAAGGCTCGTATCTTGCCCTCTAGCTCATTGTAGCTTATTTTGGTTGCAATTGTCAATGCTTTTCATTTTATgacataaaatttgatttaactaTGTCTGAGAGAATTGTTAAACACAATTGCCAAAGATTCTGGTTGAGAGAAGTTCTTGGCCTTAGAAGTAAGAAGATTAAGTGAATGTGGTTTTTTGTTATGTCAGTTTTAAGTTATTAACATAAACTTGACACCATGGTTTATAAATTCCTTATTTCTAGTATTTTATTGTATCCTGGAATTCGGGATGGTTATGTTAAATCCAACTAACATATAGGTGAACATTCCccacaatttcaattttattgtgAAGAAGTCTGACCTTATTTTTCTGATATATAGGGGGTAGGAACCACTGACCAGAAGGTTCTTGTTCTTGCAGCAACAAATACTCCATATGCTCTAGATCAGGTAAGGGGGTTTCTGAGATTATTTCtggtatttaattttgaatcatGTGGACTATTTGGCACTATTTCTAATCAGTGTGAATACAGGCCATCCGACGACGTTTTGACAAGCGCATATATATCCCGCTACCTGATTTGA
Coding sequences within it:
- the LOC118035664 gene encoding protein SUPPRESSOR OF K(+) TRANSPORT GROWTH DEFECT 1, whose translation is MYSNFKEQAIEYVKQAVQEDNAGNYSKAFPLYMNALEYFKTHLKYEKNPKIREAITQKFTEYLRRAEEIRTVLDEGGPGPNSNGDAAVATRPKTKPKDGEDGDDPEKDKLRAGLNSAIVREKPNVKWNDVAGLESAKQALQEAVILPVKFPQFFTGKRRPWRAFLLYGPPGTGKSYLAKAVATEAESTFFSVSSSDLVSKWMGESEKLVSNLFQMARESAPSIIFVDEIDSLCGQRGEGNESEASRRIKTELLVQMQGVGTTDQKVLVLAATNTPYALDQAIRRRFDKRIYIPLPDLKARQHMFKVHLGDTPHNLTESDFESLARRTEGFSGSDISVCVKDVLFEPVRKTQDAMFFIHTSDDMWMPCGPKQPGAVQISMQELAAQGLAEKILPPPIMKTDFDKVLARQKPTVSKADLDVHERFTKEFGEEG